In Anthocerotibacter panamensis C109, the sequence AGCGACGATGGCAGTCTTTCAAGCACTGGCTCCTGGAGATCATGTCCTCGCCCCGACCGATTCATACCATGGGACTGCTTACTTGCTCAGACAGGTGTTTATCCCCTGGGGGTTGCAGGTCAGCTTTGTAGACCTGACGGACTTAGATGCGGTAGCGGCAGCCCTGCAACCCAATACTCGTCTCGTCTGGATTGAGACGCCCTCCAATCCGCTCCTCAAGATCGTGGACCTCGCTGGCGTTACAGAACTAGCCCACCGGGCGGGGGTACGGGTCGCCTGCGACAACACTTGGGCCACGCCCATCCTACAGCGGCCCTTTGAATGGGGCGTCGATGTCGTGGTCCACGCAACGACTAAGTATCTGGGCGGGCATAGCGATATTTTGGGCGGGGCGGTGATCAGCCGGGTCGCCGACGAATTTTTTACCAAGATCCGCGCGATTCAGGGGGCGGGGGGAGCGGTCCCTGCGCCTTTTGACTGCTGGCTGTTGCTGCGGGGTATTCGCACGTTGCCCTATCGGATGCGTGCCCATAGCGAAAATGCCCAACAGCTAGCCCATTTCCTAGAAGGACATCCGCAGGTCGAACGGGTCCACTATCCCGGTCTTTTGTCCCATCCCGCCCATGCTTTAGCACAGCGTCAAATGAAGCTTCCGGGCGGGATGCTCTCCTTTGAGATCAAGGGCGGGCGGGAGCGGGCTTTTGCCGTCGCTGCTGGGGTCCGGGTTTTCACACGGGCTACTAGCTTGGGGGGGGTCGAGAGTTTGATAGAGCACCGCGCTAGCATTGAAGGCCCACAGACCAAAACGCCCGACAATCTGCTCAGGCTCTCTATCGGTCTGGAGCACCCGGAGGACTTGATTGCGGATCTGGACTCAGCGCTTGCCTGACAATGGGTTTTTAGGCTCATGCTGCTTTAGGAAGGAAGATGTCTCCACGCTCGGGAATTGCCTTTGCCCTCATTGCCGCTGCTCTTTTTGGAGCAAGCACACCCCTGGCTAAAATTTTGCTCGGTCAGATGGAGCCACTCCTGCTTGCGGGGCTCCTTTATCTTGGTTCTGGGAGCGGTCTGGTTCTGTGGTCGCTGGTGCAACGCGGGGCTCAGCGCGAAGCCACACTCCAACCTCGGGACTGGCCTTGGCTCGGGGGGGCGATTTTGGCGGGCGGGGTGGTCGCTCCGGCGCTACTGATGCTGGGACTGGTCCTCACCCCTGCGTCCTCAGCCGCCCTCTTGCTCAACTTGGAAGGCGTGTTTACCGCGCTCATGGCTTGGTTTATTTTCAAAGAAAACTTTGACCGGCGGATTGCTTGGGGGATGGCGGCTATTACGGCTGGGGGGGCGTTGCTCGCTTGGACGGGTGAATTCTCTATCTCCTGGGGAGCCTTGGCGATTGGTGGAGCCTGTCTCGGCTGGGCTATAGACAACAACCTGACGCGCCCTATTG encodes:
- a CDS encoding trans-sulfuration enzyme family protein gives rise to the protein MRIETLAIHAGQHTDPTTGAVIPPIHLSTTFEREADGTFAHGYIYTRSGNPNREALEQCLQALEGGAGAAAFASGSAATMAVFQALAPGDHVLAPTDSYHGTAYLLRQVFIPWGLQVSFVDLTDLDAVAAALQPNTRLVWIETPSNPLLKIVDLAGVTELAHRAGVRVACDNTWATPILQRPFEWGVDVVVHATTKYLGGHSDILGGAVISRVADEFFTKIRAIQGAGGAVPAPFDCWLLLRGIRTLPYRMRAHSENAQQLAHFLEGHPQVERVHYPGLLSHPAHALAQRQMKLPGGMLSFEIKGGRERAFAVAAGVRVFTRATSLGGVESLIEHRASIEGPQTKTPDNLLRLSIGLEHPEDLIADLDSALA